A genomic window from Yoonia rosea includes:
- the acs gene encoding acetate--CoA ligase, whose translation MTDQSAGTYPPSSEMAAAAHADKATYDAMYAASINDPEAFWGEHGKRIDWIKPYTRVKNTSFAPGAVDIKWYEDGTLNVSANCIDRHLAARGEQTAIIWEPDSPDDEALHITYNMLHEKTSRMANVLKEMGVGKGDRVVLYLPMIPEAAYAMLACARIGAIHSIVFAGFSAEALGARVNACDAKVVITADGAPRGGRVTNLKDSVNQALLNDYNDVKCLVVKRTGQQIAWRSDLDYWLHEMEEKVSADCPPAEMNAEDPLFILYTSGSTGQPKGVVHSSGGYLVYASMTHQYTFDYHDGDIFWCTADVGWVTGHSYIVYGPLANGATTIMFEGVPTYPDAGRFWAVCEKHKVNQFYTAPTAIRALMAQGNSFVEKYDLSDIKVLGTVGEPINPEAWNWYNDVVGKGKAPIVDTWWQTETGGHLLTPLPGATATKPGSATLPFFGIQPVILEPTSGEEIHDTAAEGVLCIKDSWPAQMRTVWGDHARFEKTYFSDYKNYYFTGDGCKRDEDGYYWITGRVDDVINVSGHRMGTAEVESALVAHAKVAEAAVVGYPHDIKGQGIYAYVTLMNGEEPSDELRKELEVWVRSEIGPIAKPDLLQWAPGLPKTRSGKIMRRILRKIAEDDFGALGDTSTLADPSVVDDLIENRMNRG comes from the coding sequence ATGACCGATCAATCAGCCGGAACCTATCCACCATCATCCGAAATGGCCGCAGCGGCCCATGCCGATAAGGCGACTTATGATGCGATGTACGCCGCGTCGATCAATGATCCTGAGGCGTTCTGGGGCGAGCATGGTAAGCGGATCGACTGGATCAAACCCTACACGCGTGTCAAAAACACGAGCTTTGCCCCCGGTGCGGTTGATATCAAATGGTATGAAGACGGTACGCTGAACGTCAGTGCCAACTGCATCGACCGCCATCTTGCCGCGCGCGGCGAACAGACCGCCATAATCTGGGAGCCTGACAGCCCCGATGATGAAGCGCTGCACATCACCTACAACATGCTCCATGAGAAGACCTCGCGCATGGCGAATGTGCTCAAGGAAATGGGCGTCGGAAAAGGCGACCGCGTTGTTCTGTACCTGCCGATGATCCCCGAGGCCGCCTATGCCATGCTGGCCTGTGCGCGGATTGGTGCGATCCATTCCATCGTGTTCGCGGGTTTCTCGGCCGAGGCGCTGGGCGCACGCGTCAACGCCTGCGATGCCAAGGTAGTAATTACCGCTGACGGCGCACCACGCGGTGGCCGTGTCACCAACCTCAAGGACAGCGTGAATCAGGCCCTGCTGAACGATTACAACGATGTGAAATGTCTGGTGGTCAAGCGCACCGGCCAGCAGATCGCGTGGCGCAGTGATCTCGATTACTGGCTGCATGAAATGGAAGAAAAGGTCAGCGCCGATTGCCCGCCTGCGGAAATGAACGCCGAAGACCCGCTGTTTATTCTTTACACATCCGGCTCTACTGGCCAGCCCAAAGGCGTGGTGCACTCCAGCGGTGGCTATCTGGTCTATGCGTCGATGACGCATCAATACACGTTCGACTACCATGATGGTGATATCTTCTGGTGTACCGCCGATGTGGGTTGGGTCACCGGCCACAGCTATATCGTCTATGGTCCGCTTGCCAATGGGGCCACGACGATCATGTTCGAAGGCGTGCCGACCTATCCTGATGCGGGCCGTTTCTGGGCTGTGTGCGAAAAGCACAAGGTCAACCAGTTCTATACCGCCCCCACCGCGATCCGCGCCTTGATGGCGCAGGGCAACAGCTTTGTCGAAAAGTATGACCTGTCTGACATCAAGGTGCTGGGCACCGTGGGCGAACCGATCAACCCCGAAGCATGGAACTGGTACAACGATGTTGTTGGCAAGGGCAAGGCGCCCATCGTCGACACTTGGTGGCAAACCGAAACCGGCGGTCACTTGCTAACCCCGCTTCCGGGCGCGACCGCGACCAAGCCGGGCTCGGCGACATTGCCTTTCTTTGGCATCCAGCCCGTTATTCTGGAACCAACCTCGGGCGAGGAAATTCACGACACTGCCGCCGAAGGTGTGCTGTGCATCAAGGATAGCTGGCCTGCCCAGATGCGCACGGTCTGGGGCGATCACGCGCGTTTCGAGAAGACGTACTTCAGCGACTACAAGAACTATTACTTCACCGGTGACGGCTGTAAGCGCGATGAGGACGGGTACTATTGGATCACTGGTCGCGTCGATGACGTGATCAATGTTTCGGGTCACCGTATGGGCACGGCCGAGGTGGAAAGCGCACTGGTCGCACATGCAAAAGTCGCCGAAGCGGCTGTCGTGGGTTACCCGCATGACATCAAAGGGCAAGGAATTTATGCCTATGTCACGCTGATGAACGGCGAAGAACCATCGGATGAACTCCGCAAAGAGCTCGAGGTCTGGGTCCGGTCCGAGATCGGACCGATTGCCAAACCTGATCTGCTGCAATGGGCACCCGGCCTACCGAAGACACGCTCTGGCAAAATCATGCGGCGGATCCTGCGCAAGATCGCCGAGGACGATTTCGGCGCGCTGGGGGATACTTCGACGCTGGCTGATCCATCTGTTGTGGATGATCTGATCGAGAACCGGATGAACCGCGGCTAA
- a CDS encoding M23 family metallopeptidase, giving the protein MTQEQIEEIIKEFEDIKFFSDGATLDRATKILEKVTGAEIASEISEETMQNLDAQVSDSSKKRVVVDPVLNIAKGLLELYDGRTESLELFSVKEDDLAKAQEIVSAYRRANRPLISVDFQIADSKEEVIGALERMLTSLKGDEPEFSEFDGDTDHHRETFYTMSRCSTHNWTTKPYWEERADGRYLLEKRCTQTICSGGCGGDYLCKIGPEGEGGQLLIKTAGPAHCTVVVIWKNTDASTEPPSGSTIPNFEPIAWNHCVDFFSDTSLVSALTSRFGWRRLGSRNDFHPGIDIAAPVGTPVYSVAGGVVDRIFTVSAPSSPEKQGVWVRSGGMLRKYWHLIPAPTLVEGMPIGAGELVGSIVQWNSPTAHHLHFAQYNTGASGQPSDGNAVDPIPNCGLF; this is encoded by the coding sequence ATGACGCAAGAACAGATAGAAGAGATTATCAAAGAATTTGAAGATATTAAGTTCTTTTCTGACGGAGCCACGCTAGACAGGGCGACCAAGATTCTCGAGAAAGTTACTGGAGCTGAAATTGCCTCCGAAATTTCCGAAGAAACCATGCAGAACCTTGATGCCCAGGTATCAGATAGTTCTAAAAAGCGAGTAGTGGTTGATCCCGTCCTAAACATAGCAAAGGGACTACTTGAACTCTACGATGGAAGAACTGAGAGCCTCGAGCTGTTTTCGGTCAAAGAGGACGATCTTGCTAAAGCGCAGGAGATTGTTAGTGCCTATCGAAGGGCCAACAGACCGCTGATAAGCGTAGACTTCCAAATTGCTGACTCGAAAGAGGAAGTCATCGGCGCTCTTGAGAGAATGCTTACATCTTTGAAGGGCGACGAACCCGAATTCTCGGAGTTTGATGGAGACACCGATCACCACCGAGAAACCTTTTACACAATGAGCAGGTGTTCAACGCATAACTGGACTACAAAGCCGTACTGGGAAGAACGAGCTGATGGACGGTATCTTCTCGAAAAACGTTGCACTCAAACGATTTGTAGTGGTGGATGCGGTGGGGATTACCTGTGCAAAATCGGGCCAGAGGGCGAAGGAGGACAACTCCTAATAAAGACCGCCGGGCCAGCACATTGTACTGTCGTCGTGATCTGGAAAAACACCGATGCGAGTACCGAACCGCCTAGCGGGTCAACGATTCCGAACTTTGAGCCAATTGCCTGGAATCATTGTGTAGACTTCTTTTCGGACACGAGCTTAGTTTCTGCCCTAACAAGTCGTTTCGGTTGGAGACGGCTGGGGTCACGAAACGATTTCCATCCAGGCATTGACATTGCCGCACCTGTGGGGACGCCCGTCTATAGCGTGGCTGGAGGGGTTGTTGATCGCATCTTCACTGTCTCAGCACCCAGCAGTCCAGAGAAACAAGGTGTCTGGGTACGATCAGGTGGAATGCTCAGAAAATACTGGCACCTAATCCCGGCACCAACATTAGTCGAAGGAATGCCTATTGGTGCCGGTGAACTTGTTGGATCAATAGTTCAATGGAATAGTCCAACGGCGCATCATCTGCATTTCGCACAATACAATACTGGAGCGTCAGGGCAGCCCAGCGACGGCAACGCAGTTGATCCAATCCCCAATTGTGGGCTTTTCTGA